In Runella sp. SP2, the genomic window CCCTGTTCCTGATTGGTATTTGATTTTAGAAACCCGCACCACTTCTTGGGCCAAATCCATGTTCCGTTTTTGACTCTTCAACGTTTCAAGGCCATTGATGATGGTAATGTTGGCACTCCGAATCTGCAAGTCAATCGACTGCTCCACCAGACTCATACTTTGTTTTACTTTGTCCACCGTAAACTTGGCTTGTTGGATTTTGTATTTTTTCGCAAAACCATCAAACACAGGGATACTCACGCTCAAGCCGATGTTAGCGTTATTGAACCAAGGAGATGTAAACAACTCCGAAAATTTATTACGCCCCGTGTTATAGCCATAACCTGCAAACGCCGCCACAGTAGGATAATATCCCCGCTTGTTGTTTTCAACGTCCATTTCAGAAAGCAATAAATTGCTTTTTAGAATTGAATAGTCAATACGCTGGTCATAACTAAATGCGGCATTGTTTTCTGCTTTGACATCCGCTTCAATTCGAGCCACTTCATTTTCGTTGATACGGTCACTAAGTACAATGACTTCATCAAGTTTCATCCCCATCTGGAACTTGAGCATGTAATAACTCAAATCTACTAAGTTTTGTACCTTCGAACGCTCCGTTTTGAGGTTGTTAAGTGAGACTTCCAAACGGTCAACATCGAGTTTTTCAACAAACCCTTTTTGGTTCATGGCACTCATTTCGCGGGTCAAGCTATCCAACCGTTGAATGTTCAAGTCCAAAAGTTTGGCTCTTTCCTCCGCTACTAACACGCTGTAATACGCTTTTGAAACGTTTTCAGCCACTTGAATCTTTGATTGAGTTACATTTTTAACGGCCAATTCACGATAGGCTTGGGCGGCTTTCAGACCGAGTAACCATTGAGCATTAAAAATAATTTGGTTGAGCTGTGCTGCTGCATTGCCTGAGTACTTTACTCCAAAAGGAATAGCAACTGGAGGATCATCGGGTGAACCCCCAACGAATGCTGCTGGTAAAATCGCTTTTTGGATAATTAAGTTATCCAAAATGTTGACCGAAGCACTCACTTGGGGCAACCCTACTGAGCGAATTTCTCCAATGCGCGACTCGGCGCTTTGGGCGTCAGTTTGGGTATTTTTTACATTGATGTTGTGCGTTAATCCGTATTGAATGGCTTCTTGAAGAGAATAACGCGTTTGGCTGTACGTCGGAAACAGTGGCAGCATAAGCAGTACCAGCCATTTCCATTGCGGTCGAAATTGTGGCATATAGTAAAGTGTTGATTGTAAAATTGTGGGATTGTAAAAAAAATGAGCTGTTAATAGGTATTCTTTTGACTAAAAAAAGCCATGGTGGATATAGGCGTTGAAAGCTGTTTGGTTACATATTTCTCATACAGATTTAGTCCTTCGATGGTCACGATTCCGCGTAAAAAGTGGTCGAGTAGTTCCAGTTGCGTATCCAATGGGTTAAACTGTCCCAGTGGAAAGAGGTACGGATCTAAGCCCATTTCTACTTGTTCGAGTCTCAAACGCGACAGTATATCTACGTTGATAGTGGAGCGGTACAATCCCATTTCAATTCCTTTTAAAAGGTTTCTTTTGACCATCTCAAGGATAAATTCTTTTTTATACTTAGAGAACAAATCCCACGCTTGTGGGTAATACCTCTTGATGTCAAAAATGGCTGTTGGGTTCATTCCCGCCATCGTTTGGCGCATCATTTCAGAAGTCATAACTACCTCTGCAATCGGGTCGGGCGCTTCATTTTGCATTTGTTCGGCAATGGTACGGTCACAAGCAAAATGGTGCTCAACTCCTGCATACACCATCGCGTTTTTGTCTTCAAAATGCTGATAAATGGTTTTTTTAGAAATGCCCAATTCCCTTGCAATGTCGTCCATCGTTACGCTTTTTACTCCGTACCGAAAAAACAATTCTTGGGCTTTATCTAAGATTCTTTCTCTCACTCTTACTGTACTTAGTTTTTCACTTTTTCTATACGAAACTTAGGAAACTCAATGAAAGTTCAAAGTTTCCAAAGTTTTTTCAAAAAAAGTCATGGCTGTGTTTTAGGCTCTAAGTATCTAGAAAGTTGATTATTATCTATAATACAAAATAAATGGGCGATAGTGACAACCCTATGTCAGTAGGGTTAACTTTTTTTTATGAAATTTTGAGGCGGTACGCAAAAAATAAATTTTGTACTTTTCAAATAATAAATTTAACCTTAGTTATTTTTCAAAAATTGGATTACGTCCAAAAATATCAACCGCTACAAAAGTAAAAACCCACTTTACGGTAGCATACAGAAACTACGTAAAGTGGGTAAAAACAGGGACGAAAGGGAAGAAAAGGAGGATAAACCTGCGTTTACAATTCTTCGTTTAGGAGATTTTCCGCCTTGAGCTTAATATTTTCTTCTTCTACTAGGCGGTTGATTTCTTTGATTACATCAAAAAAAACGACTAGCTTATCCAAGGGTATTTGGTCGCGCAGCATCGTATTAAACGAGATGACTCCTTCGCGGGCTTGTTCACGTTTTCTTTTCCCTTCATCGGTCAAAAAAACTTTCACAAAACGCTTATCGGTTTCGTCAGTTTCTCGACGAATCCAGCCGCGTTCTTCCAACGCTTTCAGTGTTCGGGTCAGACTGCGGGGTTCCATCCCGATTGACGGCCCAATCTTGGTAGCAGGCGTCCCGTGTTCGAGGTCAATATTTAGCAGCACATATCCAATGGCCATCGTCATGTCGTAGCGACGAGACGCATAGGTATTGTACATTCTCGAAATGGCGTGCCAAGCCCATTTAATATGAAAATCCACCGTTTTTTCCTTGCGCATTGCCTATTGTGAGTTGGTATCAGTTTAGGCAAATATAGAAGTTAATCTTTAACTTAGTAGGCTTGCATACTATTTTTATTATACTGCCAAACGAAATTTAGTAGCGTACTTACGAACAGCGCGACCAATAAATAACCCACCAATCAGACCTGGCATAATCCAAGTGGCAATATAGACTGCTTGAGGCGCTTCGGGAAAAATATAGCGGATGTTGACTAAAGCAAACGCGGTAAACGTAGCAATGTACGACCCACCCATCCGCTCAATGTGAATAAAAAACCATTCTTTGGTTCCGTACTTTGCTTTTTCGGGAGCAAGATACTTCCGAATATCGTAAAGGGCATTGGTACCGCTAAAAAAACCAAATGCTAAAAATAATATGCTCATCGATGAAAAGTGCCCCGTTTGAAAGAAATGTTGGACGTAATACATACCATACCCCATCATTGTCAATGACGCTGCCCCCATGACCGACGAAATTGCCCAATCATACCATCGAACGGGCTCACTTCCACGTTGTTGTAGGGCTCTTTTTCCCGTAAAACACATGTAAAAGCTAAAAACAGCAATGCCTGTCAAAAACAAACGTCCATCCGTAAAAGGGCTCACTAATACCAAACCCACCGAAGAAAACGCCACAATCACCATCGACCAATAATACACCAAGCCCGTTCGGTTGTGAAGGGTATTCCCTTTTTTGGAAAGCATCGGAACAATTCCTACCCCAAGGGCTAAAAACCCAAAAGCAATGTGCGTGATAAGGAAAAAAGTTTTCATGGCCTGTGACTGGTTATTGGTTGATTGATGAACCAAAACTCGTACAAAATCAGGCACAAGGATAGCAAAACACGACGAAGCGTCGCATCTTTGGCGTGAAGTGTCGCCCCGAAAGAGTGGAGAAATTAGCGTCTGGTCTCTGCAAACGCACGACAAGCTTCTACTAAAGTTTCAGTGTCTTCGTCGGTATGCCAAGCGCTCAACACAATGCGGGTGTTGGCCCTGTCGGTTGGCTTAGGATAGGCAAAACTATACACAAAAATACCCCGCTCAAGCAAAAATGGATACAAGTCGTCGTGGGGTGTGTAAAACACTGGAAATAAAGCGTTAGAAGCATTAAAAAGCCCCAAAGGAGCAAGTTGAGTAGCGCATTGATGAATGTTTTTAACCAAACGTTGGTATGCCTCGGCATACAGGTCAGTGGCGTGTAGATACGCGTACAGGTGATCAGGGGCAATGGGTGAGCAACCGCCAAAGTAAGCCGTCGAACGAATTTTTTGTAGGGTATTTTTATCCGAAAATACCACTCCGCCTGGGAGTCCCATCGCTTTGGCCAAAGACGCCGTAACAATGACCCGAACGTGGGGTAACGACGGAATTTGCCCCCAAATACCTTTTCCCTCTTCGCCAATCACTCCTAATCCG contains:
- a CDS encoding TolC family protein produces the protein MPQFRPQWKWLVLLMLPLFPTYSQTRYSLQEAIQYGLTHNINVKNTQTDAQSAESRIGEIRSVGLPQVSASVNILDNLIIQKAILPAAFVGGSPDDPPVAIPFGVKYSGNAAAQLNQIIFNAQWLLGLKAAQAYRELAVKNVTQSKIQVAENVSKAYYSVLVAEERAKLLDLNIQRLDSLTREMSAMNQKGFVEKLDVDRLEVSLNNLKTERSKVQNLVDLSYYMLKFQMGMKLDEVIVLSDRINENEVARIEADVKAENNAAFSYDQRIDYSILKSNLLLSEMDVENNKRGYYPTVAAFAGYGYNTGRNKFSELFTSPWFNNANIGLSVSIPVFDGFAKKYKIQQAKFTVDKVKQSMSLVEQSIDLQIRSANITIINGLETLKSQKRNMDLAQEVVRVSKIKYQSGTGSNIEVINAESALKEAQTNYFASLYDLLLAKIDLDKAKGKLSF
- a CDS encoding TetR/AcrR family transcriptional regulator, which translates into the protein MRERILDKAQELFFRYGVKSVTMDDIARELGISKKTIYQHFEDKNAMVYAGVEHHFACDRTIAEQMQNEAPDPIAEVVMTSEMMRQTMAGMNPTAIFDIKRYYPQAWDLFSKYKKEFILEMVKRNLLKGIEMGLYRSTINVDILSRLRLEQVEMGLDPYLFPLGQFNPLDTQLELLDHFLRGIVTIEGLNLYEKYVTKQLSTPISTMAFFSQKNTY
- a CDS encoding MarR family winged helix-turn-helix transcriptional regulator; this encodes MRKEKTVDFHIKWAWHAISRMYNTYASRRYDMTMAIGYVLLNIDLEHGTPATKIGPSIGMEPRSLTRTLKALEERGWIRRETDETDKRFVKVFLTDEGKRKREQAREGVISFNTMLRDQIPLDKLVVFFDVIKEINRLVEEENIKLKAENLLNEEL
- a CDS encoding DUF2306 domain-containing protein; its protein translation is MKTFFLITHIAFGFLALGVGIVPMLSKKGNTLHNRTGLVYYWSMVIVAFSSVGLVLVSPFTDGRLFLTGIAVFSFYMCFTGKRALQQRGSEPVRWYDWAISSVMGAASLTMMGYGMYYVQHFFQTGHFSSMSILFLAFGFFSGTNALYDIRKYLAPEKAKYGTKEWFFIHIERMGGSYIATFTAFALVNIRYIFPEAPQAVYIATWIMPGLIGGLFIGRAVRKYATKFRLAV